A window of Gemmatimonadota bacterium contains these coding sequences:
- a CDS encoding efflux RND transporter permease subunit, translating to MENNMESEVRDNVKRDFSRTFEITTRRPVAIFMVVLAVAVFGYVSYQQLPLNMMPDISYPTLTVRTEYPDTAPEEVENLISRPIEQRLGVVSNLVSITSISRPGMSDVILEFGWDTDMNDAVQTVRENLDRLNLPRGVNRPLILRYDPTQDPIMRVGIYGTENMYVLRHIAEEEIKQELEALKGVAAARVKGGLEEEIRVEISERQLALMGLNINTINRRLQEENVNLAGGSLLDGQTQYLVRTLNEFRTIDEIANLVVGDRNNIEIRVKDVGQVYRTHKEREIITRVNGIESVEIEIFKEADANIVATAQRVRDRLFGTPEQLAYIEKLKAGEIEKAKANDRREQVRQFVQMKEMTSFIAFTLPEGVAMEMLSDQSTFIESSVNEVKQTALIGGLLAILVLYIFLRNPSHTAIVGLAIPISIVATFAPMNIFGVSLNIMSLGGLALGIGMLVDNAIVVLESIFRCREEGDDMISATIRGTGEVGGAVFASTLTTVAVFFPIVFVEGVAGQIFGDMALTVVFSLLASLGVALFFIPMLASRQVHLARGNSEGQGERLMQSEVLQLRSVAWLLEGMGLKNRGENALQYHAMNFSTLLMRVPIGFIYLLGEYIARTLWLASVIAIVALKAVFTVLAALLYPIIYPGWGFYCWLGSGPLWRREINRLWGPLCTWAEDRDLFGKAWVRIIWDDLLAFVTPQNLGRDLSVQMRWTGSTLKRLFRWVGKHAIWKRVLKIAPVLLGSVGVLLLFVLGAVYFLLRFLIFTTLILVGKILILALMFVFLTGLVALLVIALVLLPILAPVLFLFERGFAAIRRAYTPFIRWALHNRLSIVAGAVVPFAICWMVLLPRLGNELIPQVHQGEFNVDIGLPVGTPLEMTDETLKLIESRVMDAYDVGAISSTVGVDKTDITSSDQGEHTGVVSVVLEDIETEIPQNVMAGWGQDLLTLPARIWGGIKGESVLAQREDALMADLRNRLSDLPQIKADFSRPALFSFKTPIEVEIRGYDLPTLTQLGREAERVMSEIPGLYDVKSSLQRGNPEVQIVYKRELLAKYNLNVRQVASLVREKVQGNVVTRFREADRRIDVLVRVDEADRAGVTELRRLVVNPGRQQVPIRLSAIAEIEVHEGPSEIRRIDQQRAVLISANVSGIDLGTMTAMIQQALETMEVPQDVSMVIGGQNKEMETSLNSLTFALALAIFLVYIVMASQFESFLHPFVIMFSIPLALIGVIVILFLTGIPLSVVVFLGVIMLAGIVVNNAIVLVDYINHLRRSGLSKLEAIAQAGEVRLRPILMTTSTTVLGLLPMALGLGDGAEIRTPMAITVVAGLISSTLLTLVIIPTVYSLMDRSE from the coding sequence ATGGAGAACAATATGGAATCGGAAGTTCGGGACAATGTAAAACGGGATTTTTCTCGCACATTTGAGATTACAACCCGGCGGCCCGTAGCGATTTTTATGGTCGTCCTGGCCGTTGCCGTATTTGGTTATGTGTCTTATCAGCAACTGCCGCTAAACATGATGCCCGACATTTCATATCCAACATTAACAGTGCGTACCGAATATCCCGATACCGCACCCGAAGAAGTTGAAAATTTGATCTCAAGGCCCATTGAACAGCGCCTGGGGGTTGTGAGCAATCTCGTAAGCATTACATCGATCTCCAGACCCGGCATGTCCGATGTCATTTTGGAATTTGGCTGGGACACCGATATGAATGACGCCGTGCAAACAGTGCGCGAAAACCTCGACCGCCTCAACTTGCCGCGCGGGGTCAATCGCCCATTGATATTGCGCTACGACCCCACGCAAGACCCAATCATGCGCGTTGGGATTTACGGCACCGAAAATATGTATGTATTGCGCCATATCGCCGAAGAAGAAATCAAGCAAGAACTGGAAGCGCTCAAAGGCGTAGCAGCGGCGCGTGTAAAAGGCGGACTCGAAGAAGAAATTCGGGTTGAAATCAGCGAACGGCAATTGGCACTGATGGGACTCAATATCAACACCATCAACCGGCGGTTGCAAGAGGAAAATGTCAACCTGGCCGGCGGCAGTTTGCTGGACGGACAAACGCAGTACCTCGTGCGTACGCTGAATGAATTTCGCACCATTGACGAAATTGCCAATCTGGTGGTAGGCGACCGCAACAACATTGAAATCCGGGTAAAAGATGTGGGGCAAGTTTATCGCACGCACAAGGAGCGGGAGATCATCACGCGGGTCAATGGCATAGAAAGTGTAGAAATCGAAATTTTTAAGGAAGCCGACGCCAATATCGTAGCCACAGCACAGCGCGTGCGCGACCGCCTGTTCGGCACACCCGAACAATTGGCATACATAGAAAAACTCAAAGCGGGCGAGATCGAAAAAGCCAAAGCCAACGACCGGCGGGAACAGGTGCGGCAATTTGTGCAGATGAAGGAGATGACGAGTTTTATCGCCTTTACATTGCCCGAAGGCGTGGCCATGGAAATGCTGTCCGATCAATCGACATTTATTGAATCATCGGTCAATGAGGTCAAGCAAACCGCGCTGATAGGCGGGTTATTGGCCATACTGGTCCTGTACATCTTCCTTCGCAATCCATCTCACACAGCTATTGTGGGCCTCGCCATCCCGATTTCAATTGTGGCGACATTTGCCCCCATGAACATTTTTGGCGTATCCCTGAATATCATGTCTCTGGGAGGGCTGGCACTCGGTATTGGAATGCTGGTTGACAATGCCATTGTGGTATTGGAAAGCATTTTTCGATGTCGCGAAGAAGGCGACGATATGATTTCGGCTACCATCCGGGGGACCGGGGAAGTCGGCGGAGCGGTTTTTGCATCCACGCTGACAACTGTGGCGGTGTTTTTTCCCATTGTATTTGTCGAAGGCGTGGCCGGGCAGATTTTTGGCGACATGGCACTAACCGTTGTTTTTTCACTCCTGGCATCTCTGGGCGTCGCGCTATTCTTTATCCCCATGCTGGCTTCTCGGCAAGTGCATCTGGCACGCGGCAATAGCGAAGGACAAGGCGAGCGTCTAATGCAGTCTGAAGTATTGCAATTGCGTTCGGTCGCGTGGCTACTCGAAGGCATGGGCCTGAAAAACAGGGGCGAAAATGCGCTTCAATATCACGCCATGAATTTTAGCACGCTGTTGATGCGCGTGCCAATTGGCTTTATCTATTTACTGGGCGAATACATCGCCCGCACATTGTGGCTTGCAAGTGTAATTGCGATCGTGGCACTCAAAGCCGTATTCACCGTATTGGCCGCTCTTCTATACCCCATCATCTATCCCGGATGGGGATTTTATTGCTGGCTCGGTTCCGGACCCTTATGGCGTCGGGAAATAAATCGCCTGTGGGGACCTCTGTGCACCTGGGCTGAGGATCGCGACCTGTTTGGCAAAGCATGGGTGCGGATCATATGGGATGATTTGCTGGCATTTGTAACGCCCCAAAATTTGGGACGCGACTTGAGTGTGCAAATGCGATGGACAGGGAGTACATTGAAGCGTCTGTTCCGCTGGGTCGGGAAGCACGCGATCTGGAAGCGCGTCTTAAAAATCGCACCCGTGCTCCTTGGCTCAGTAGGCGTTTTGCTGCTCTTTGTGCTCGGTGCGGTTTATTTTCTTCTTCGATTTCTGATCTTTACAACACTCATCTTGGTCGGCAAAATACTGATTCTGGCACTCATGTTTGTATTTTTAACCGGATTGGTCGCATTGCTGGTGATCGCCCTTGTCCTGTTGCCCATCCTCGCGCCAGTACTGTTTTTGTTTGAGCGCGGTTTTGCAGCCATTCGGCGCGCTTACACACCTTTTATCCGCTGGGCTTTGCACAACAGACTGAGCATTGTAGCGGGTGCTGTGGTGCCTTTTGCGATATGCTGGATGGTCTTGTTGCCCCGATTGGGCAATGAATTGATCCCACAGGTGCATCAGGGCGAGTTTAATGTGGATATTGGTTTGCCCGTAGGCACACCGCTCGAAATGACCGATGAAACCCTGAAGCTCATCGAATCGCGGGTGATGGATGCTTATGATGTGGGCGCGATTTCTTCGACAGTTGGCGTGGATAAAACCGATATCACATCGTCTGATCAGGGCGAGCACACCGGAGTTGTGTCTGTAGTGCTGGAGGATATCGAAACAGAGATCCCCCAAAATGTAATGGCGGGTTGGGGGCAAGACCTCCTGACATTGCCCGCACGTATTTGGGGCGGCATCAAAGGGGAAAGTGTTTTGGCACAGCGCGAAGACGCATTGATGGCTGATTTGCGAAACAGGCTCTCGGATTTGCCGCAGATAAAAGCCGATTTTTCACGTCCTGCACTATTTAGTTTTAAGACACCTATAGAAGTAGAAATTCGCGGTTATGATTTGCCAACATTGACCCAATTGGGGCGCGAAGCCGAGCGGGTAATGAGCGAGATTCCCGGACTTTACGATGTGAAATCGAGCCTTCAGCGCGGCAACCCGGAAGTGCAAATTGTCTATAAGCGTGAATTGTTAGCAAAATACAACTTGAATGTGCGTCAGGTAGCCTCGCTGGTGCGCGAAAAAGTACAGGGCAATGTGGTGACGCGATTTCGAGAGGCCGACCGACGCATTGATGTGCTGGTGCGCGTAGATGAGGCCGACCGCGCCGGAGTAACTGAGTTGCGTCGGCTGGTGGTGAACCCGGGACGACAGCAAGTGCCCATTCGCCTATCTGCGATAGCCGAAATTGAAGTACACGAAGGACCGAGTGAAATTCGGCGCATAGATCAACAGCGCGCAGTTCTGATTTCAGCCAATGTGAGCGGTATAGACCTGGGAACAATGACCGCTATGATTCAGCAGGCACTGGAAACAATGGAAGTACCCCAGGATGTGTCGATGGTCATTGGCGGGCAAAACAAAGAAATGGAGACATCGTTGAACAGTTTGACCTTTGCATTGGCTCTCGCAATTTTTCTCGTGTACATCGTAATGGCCTCGCAATTTGAATCATTTCTCCATCCATTCGTAATTATGTTTAGCATTCCACTGGCACTGATTGGCGTAATCGTCATTCTATTTCTCACGGGCATACCTCTTTCCGTCGTGGTGTTTTTGGGCGTTATCATGCTGGCGGGCATTGTGGTGAACAATGCCATTGTGCTCGTAGATTATATCAACCATCTGCGGCGCAGTGGTCTGTCCAAATTGGAAGCAATTGCGCAGGCCGGCGAAGTGCGATTGCGCCCCATCTTGATGACCACATCGACAACCGTGCTGGGATTATTGCCCATGGCACTCGGCCTGGGCGATGGCGCAGAAATCCGCACGCCAATGGCGATCACCGTCGTTGCCGGACTAATCAGTTCCACCCTATTAACACTGGTAATTATTCCAACCGTATATTCTCTAATGGACCGCAGCGAATGA
- a CDS encoding M23 family metallopeptidase, with amino-acid sequence MNWQRKNFSVLVIPDDGSRTLKFKLSYRMLLGIGSGLAFALCMIFIGLFFFWQALSWKNTAETLEQENERLYADVARVDELAQVVMRMQVGEQKLRSILAGHMGLSPIPDEAQYVEGYYEISTLLVQNKPRSGLEMHWIPAIWPVPPSLGWVARAFEVGDNCVNGLSPSGVLKKCHSGIDIAASAGTPVQATANGQVTFADFDPELGHMVVIDHGGIYTTRYGHNRALLVKEGDYVRQGQYIAQVGTSTQSREPHLHYEVIEGGRACNPHDFLPQN; translated from the coding sequence TTGAACTGGCAACGCAAAAATTTTTCAGTGCTGGTCATTCCAGACGATGGTTCAAGGACCCTGAAATTTAAGCTCAGTTATCGCATGCTATTGGGGATAGGCTCGGGATTGGCCTTTGCGCTGTGTATGATATTTATCGGTCTATTTTTTTTCTGGCAGGCCCTATCCTGGAAAAACACTGCAGAAACTCTTGAACAGGAAAATGAGCGTCTATACGCCGACGTTGCCCGCGTGGATGAACTGGCGCAAGTGGTAATGCGCATGCAGGTCGGAGAGCAAAAATTGCGTTCTATATTGGCAGGTCACATGGGCTTGTCGCCAATACCCGATGAAGCGCAGTACGTTGAAGGATACTATGAAATATCAACCCTATTGGTGCAAAACAAGCCACGTAGTGGTCTGGAAATGCACTGGATTCCCGCAATCTGGCCTGTACCCCCTTCTCTTGGGTGGGTGGCACGCGCATTTGAAGTGGGAGACAACTGCGTCAATGGGTTATCTCCGAGTGGCGTATTAAAAAAATGCCACTCGGGGATTGATATCGCCGCCAGTGCAGGGACACCCGTGCAGGCCACAGCCAATGGACAGGTGACATTTGCAGATTTCGATCCCGAGTTGGGACATATGGTGGTTATTGATCACGGTGGTATTTATACGACGCGGTATGGTCACAACCGCGCACTGCTGGTCAAAGAAGGGGACTATGTCAGACAAGGGCAATATATTGCACAGGTAGGCACCTCAACGCAAAGCCGTGAACCTCATTTACACTACGAAGTTATCGAAGGGGGACGGGCATGCAATCCGCACGATTTCTTACCTCAAAATTAG
- a CDS encoding polymer-forming cytoskeletal protein, with protein sequence MQSARFLTSKLAKLNKQDHVEAIDTIVGEGSVVEGHFQIADSIRVDGTFRGKITSSGSLIVSTQGEVDADLIQVKDAVVDGCVKGPLDASHSVRLGPSAEVDGDITTQVLIVEKGAVLRGTCAVAPNAVDIKNQKEDKEKQEEGDIEKQEEMDIEKQEEVEQVAD encoded by the coding sequence ATGCAATCCGCACGATTTCTTACCTCAAAATTAGCGAAGTTGAACAAACAAGACCACGTAGAAGCCATCGATACAATTGTGGGCGAGGGGTCGGTTGTGGAAGGGCATTTTCAGATCGCCGATAGTATCCGAGTAGATGGGACTTTTCGCGGAAAAATCACGTCTTCTGGTTCACTGATCGTCAGTACTCAGGGAGAAGTAGATGCCGATTTGATTCAGGTAAAAGATGCGGTTGTTGACGGATGTGTCAAAGGACCTCTGGACGCCTCGCACTCCGTAAGACTTGGCCCCAGTGCTGAGGTTGATGGCGATATTACAACTCAGGTGCTGATAGTCGAAAAAGGTGCTGTATTGCGCGGGACATGCGCTGTAGCACCCAATGCTGTAGATATAAAAAACCAGAAAGAGGACAAAGAGAAACAGGAAGAGGGCGATATAGAAAAACAAGAAGAGATGGATATAGAAAAGCAGGAAGAAGTCGAGCAGGTAGCAGATTGA
- a CDS encoding Mrp/NBP35 family ATP-binding protein, translating into MSAPPIPERPPIPGVRHIVAIASGKGGVGKTTTASNLAVAMAQSGHAVGLMDADIYGPNVPIMMGSKAQPQMTPEQKIEPLELYGVKMVSLGLIAGDGVPIIWRGPMLAKMVTQFVRDVAWAPLDCLVIDLPPGTGDVQLTLTQSTPLDGAVIVTTPPLVALEDVRRGVEMFHTVEVPVLGVIENMSTYICSKCGTETPIFGQGGGERTAKAYSVPFLGAIPLHLQVQMGSDTGEPIVASDPDSPLAKIYRDIADSIWRSLEI; encoded by the coding sequence GTGAGCGCACCACCAATCCCAGAGCGCCCCCCCATCCCGGGTGTCAGACACATCGTCGCAATCGCCAGTGGCAAAGGCGGCGTGGGCAAAACCACGACCGCGTCAAATCTGGCTGTGGCAATGGCACAGTCGGGACACGCGGTGGGATTGATGGATGCGGATATTTACGGTCCCAATGTACCCATCATGATGGGTAGCAAAGCGCAGCCGCAAATGACACCGGAGCAAAAAATTGAACCCCTTGAGCTGTACGGTGTAAAAATGGTATCTCTGGGATTGATCGCCGGCGATGGCGTACCCATCATCTGGCGCGGACCAATGTTAGCCAAAATGGTCACCCAATTCGTGCGCGATGTGGCCTGGGCACCGCTCGATTGTCTGGTCATCGACTTGCCTCCGGGCACCGGCGATGTGCAACTGACCCTGACCCAATCGACCCCATTGGACGGCGCGGTCATCGTGACGACACCTCCTCTGGTCGCCCTGGAAGATGTGCGGCGCGGCGTCGAAATGTTTCACACCGTTGAAGTACCCGTACTCGGTGTAATTGAAAACATGAGCACGTATATATGCAGCAAGTGCGGCACAGAAACGCCGATCTTTGGTCAGGGAGGTGGCGAGCGCACAGCAAAAGCCTATAGCGTGCCATTTTTGGGCGCAATCCCCCTGCATCTACAGGTACAAATGGGAAGTGACACGGGAGAACCAATCGTAGCCTCTGATCCCGACTCGCCTCTGGCAAAGATATACCGCGACATCGCCGACAGCATCTGGCGATCCCTGGAAATATGA
- a CDS encoding efflux RND transporter periplasmic adaptor subunit, whose translation MMLQRISVILGILILLWAFSGCSEEATADKASADSTAKTSSTKADSAKADSAKVAARKQRTKQPNPKAKKQPNPNRKNQKPRVAEGVPVKVSVVGTGEISQHVLYSSAVEAEETIDIYARGSGLVRRVLVEEGERVREGQVLIELVDDELKLNEAEAKLMYQKLESQLKRKEELFNRQLLAKEEYEDLKINVEQNKIRWERARLSLDYARVRAPVSGVISRRSVKLGDRIGASTKLYEMVNLSRLIAYVHVPGQGMHNLAVGQPALITTDFLPGTKFDGKILRISPVVDPGSGTFKVTLELKSKNRLLRPGMFVNAHIVTATHPQAVLVPKRAVVYDDGLPHVFVVSDSTVNKVRFEMGFDDTEFVEVLAGVKKGDQIVVVGQNGLKDKAKVRIIEGEGLRIPAKPDSTGEQAEKT comes from the coding sequence ATGATGTTGCAACGTATATCGGTTATACTCGGAATTCTAATTCTTCTCTGGGCGTTTTCGGGGTGCAGTGAGGAAGCCACTGCCGACAAGGCATCTGCTGATAGCACGGCAAAGACCAGTTCGACCAAGGCCGATTCTGCCAAAGCTGATTCTGCCAAAGTTGCCGCAAGGAAGCAGCGCACCAAACAACCGAATCCAAAGGCCAAAAAGCAACCAAATCCCAACCGCAAAAATCAGAAACCGAGAGTCGCCGAAGGGGTACCCGTAAAAGTATCTGTCGTAGGAACGGGCGAAATCTCCCAGCATGTGCTCTACAGCTCCGCAGTAGAAGCCGAAGAAACCATCGACATTTACGCGCGAGGCTCCGGATTGGTGCGACGCGTACTGGTCGAAGAAGGGGAGCGTGTGCGCGAGGGCCAGGTGCTGATCGAACTGGTTGACGACGAATTAAAGCTCAACGAAGCCGAGGCGAAATTGATGTATCAGAAGTTGGAAAGCCAGCTCAAACGAAAAGAAGAGTTATTTAATCGACAACTTTTGGCAAAAGAAGAATACGAAGACCTCAAAATCAATGTTGAACAGAACAAAATTCGGTGGGAACGCGCCCGATTATCTCTCGATTACGCGCGCGTGCGCGCGCCGGTAAGCGGGGTCATTTCAAGGCGCTCGGTCAAGCTGGGCGACCGCATCGGTGCCAGCACCAAGCTCTACGAAATGGTCAACTTGAGTCGCTTGATCGCTTATGTACATGTGCCGGGACAGGGCATGCACAATTTAGCAGTTGGACAACCCGCACTCATAACAACAGATTTCTTACCCGGTACAAAATTTGACGGAAAAATATTGCGTATCAGCCCAGTCGTGGATCCCGGATCGGGCACCTTTAAGGTAACCCTGGAACTGAAATCAAAGAATCGGTTGCTGCGGCCCGGTATGTTTGTCAATGCACACATCGTCACAGCGACCCACCCCCAGGCTGTACTCGTACCCAAGCGGGCTGTGGTGTACGACGATGGACTACCGCACGTATTCGTCGTGTCGGACAGCACAGTCAATAAAGTGCGATTTGAAATGGGCTTTGACGACACCGAATTTGTCGAAGTACTCGCGGGCGTAAAAAAAGGCGACCAGATAGTCGTGGTGGGACAAAACGGTTTGAAGGACAAAGCCAAAGTGCGAATCATCGAAGGTGAAGGATTGCGCATTCCCGCGAAGCCAGATTCAACAGGGGAACAGGCAGAAAAGACGTGA
- a CDS encoding type II toxin-antitoxin system HicB family antitoxin — protein sequence MQYAYPCNLIPDHEEGEGFVVTFPDVPGAITGAQTREESLFLAEDALVAMLAVYVQQQRKIPTPSPVADDQELVALPPIAAAKLALYTAMREQGITGDALAVRLNLSDSAIRKLLDPDCFSHISQIMKALRTVGRSLVIEDRAA from the coding sequence ATGCAATATGCCTATCCATGCAATCTGATTCCCGATCACGAAGAAGGTGAGGGATTCGTCGTGACCTTCCCCGACGTACCGGGAGCCATAACAGGGGCGCAAACCAGGGAAGAATCTCTTTTCTTAGCCGAAGATGCTCTCGTTGCCATGCTCGCTGTGTACGTCCAACAGCAACGGAAAATCCCAACGCCAAGCCCTGTTGCCGACGATCAAGAACTCGTCGCACTCCCGCCTATTGCCGCCGCCAAGTTGGCTCTCTATACGGCCATGCGCGAGCAGGGAATCACTGGGGACGCGCTCGCCGTTCGTCTAAACCTGAGCGATTCCGCCATCCGCAAATTGCTCGATCCGGACTGTTTCTCCCATATCAGTCAGATCATGAAAGCACTCCGAACCGTTGGGCGCAGCCTGGTCATAGAAGACAGAGCGGCATAG
- a CDS encoding TolC family protein — MRCVKYIAVLAIIFASVNTNAQEERREMRLTLNECVEIALTSSAQIEQFKYTVAIAETQVDNARNSFFPTNSTMNWGLNRSVQGPREGQVLDQTTGTLVQLLGEDRIGGGQNFRIGGLSMPIYDGQIISLLSSAKNSLMQTQMQQVVTRQTIIFQTKQRYFLLLQAIKLLEVQQERVRVSEESLRRAETLYEIGSAAILQVTNARSNLAGLRATLIQRENAVFIAQSNLAFTMGLGTDVDIIPSEEEFELLTPKYSESDALSIALKEHPDILGTKYSMLASRDTYNATRKSLYHPRITMSTGAYSWSIGKDEEFGGIEDIFLKNYNYSFSIGVTMPLFNFNTSINLKRQKLLYLRSQEQLDQAKRQKALDLRLRYLNLERFRRLIEANEVAVQAAEENFKLEEERYNFGGGTFLERLTAQRDLFDARNNLVQSKYNYLIEMANLESEVGTPVVGNPE; from the coding sequence ATGCGTTGCGTTAAATATATTGCTGTATTGGCAATTATCTTTGCCAGTGTGAATACCAATGCTCAAGAAGAGCGGCGGGAAATGCGCCTCACGCTAAACGAGTGTGTGGAGATCGCGCTGACGAGCAGTGCCCAGATCGAGCAATTTAAATACACGGTTGCGATTGCTGAGACCCAGGTAGATAATGCGCGAAATAGTTTTTTCCCGACTAATTCTACGATGAACTGGGGGCTCAATAGAAGTGTTCAGGGACCGCGTGAAGGACAAGTTCTGGATCAGACGACCGGTACTCTGGTGCAGTTATTGGGGGAAGATCGAATTGGTGGTGGGCAGAACTTCAGAATTGGTGGACTGTCAATGCCGATTTATGACGGTCAGATCATCTCCCTGCTATCGAGCGCAAAAAACAGTCTGATGCAAACGCAAATGCAACAAGTAGTCACTCGCCAAACGATCATTTTTCAAACCAAGCAGCGCTACTTTCTATTGTTGCAAGCCATTAAATTATTGGAAGTCCAGCAAGAGCGCGTGCGAGTATCCGAAGAAAGTCTGCGCAGGGCAGAGACATTGTACGAAATTGGGTCCGCTGCAATTTTGCAGGTAACGAACGCAAGATCAAATCTGGCGGGTTTGCGCGCAACTCTGATTCAGCGAGAAAATGCCGTGTTCATCGCCCAGTCAAACCTGGCATTTACAATGGGCCTGGGCACGGATGTGGATATTATTCCATCAGAAGAAGAGTTTGAACTTCTGACTCCGAAATATTCTGAAAGCGATGCACTATCTATAGCCCTTAAAGAACACCCCGACATTCTGGGTACCAAGTACAGTATGCTGGCGTCCCGGGACACTTATAATGCGACGAGAAAGAGTTTGTACCATCCCAGAATAACGATGAGCACGGGTGCTTATAGCTGGAGCATTGGTAAGGATGAGGAATTTGGCGGTATAGAAGACATATTCCTCAAGAACTATAATTACAGTTTTAGTATCGGCGTGACCATGCCCCTTTTTAACTTCAATACGAGCATCAACCTGAAACGGCAAAAGTTGCTGTATTTGCGCAGTCAGGAACAGTTAGATCAGGCCAAACGACAAAAAGCATTGGACCTTCGACTGCGCTATCTCAACCTGGAGCGCTTTCGGCGTTTGATCGAAGCAAATGAAGTGGCAGTGCAAGCGGCTGAAGAAAATTTTAAGCTGGAAGAAGAGCGGTATAATTTTGGCGGGGGAACTTTTCTCGAGCGATTGACCGCTCAGCGCGATTTGTTTGATGCACGCAATAATCTCGTGCAGTCAAAATACAACTATCTGATCGAAATGGCGAATTTGGAAAGCGAAGTCGGCACACCTGTTGTCGGAAATCCTGAATAA